The following coding sequences lie in one Lelliottia jeotgali genomic window:
- a CDS encoding outer membrane lipoprotein translates to MRNFLLLSPFLLSGCSHMANDSWQGQDKAQHFIASAMLSAAGNEYAQHQGYSRDRSAVYGLMFSVSLGASKELWDSRPAGSGWSWKDFAWDVAGATTGFAVWQLAHY, encoded by the coding sequence ATGCGAAACTTTCTCCTGCTCTCTCCCTTCTTGCTTTCAGGCTGCAGCCATATGGCCAATGACAGTTGGCAAGGTCAGGATAAGGCTCAGCATTTTATCGCCTCGGCAATGCTCTCTGCAGCGGGCAATGAATACGCACAACACCAGGGTTACAGCCGCGATCGCAGCGCAGTTTACGGACTCATGTTTTCCGTAAGCCTTGGTGCCTCTAAAGAATTGTGGGACAGCCGCCCTGCGGGGAGCGGCTGGAGCTGGAAAGATTTTGCATGGGATGTGGCCGGTGCCACAACCGGCTTTGCCGTGTGGCAGCTGGCTCATTATTAA
- a CDS encoding Protein acetyltransferase, whose translation MSQRGLEALLRPKSIAVIGASMKPDRAGYLMMRNLLAGGFNGPVMPVTPAYKAVQGVLAWPDIQSLPFVPDLAILCTHAKRNLTLLEALGEKGCKTCIILSSPPEQQAELLACASRYQMRLLGPNSLGLLAPWQGLNASFSPVPIRQGKLAFISQSAAVSNTILDWAQQREMGFSYFIALGDSLDIDVDELLDFLARDSKTSAILLYLEHLSDARRFVSAARSASRNKPILVIKSGRSPAAQRLLHSHSGMDPAWDAAIQRAGLLRVQDTHELFSAVETLSHMRPLRGERLMILSNGAAPAALALDELWLRNGKLAALSEETLHRLREALPASVTPGNPLDLRDDASSERYIQAISILLDSQDFDALMVIHSPSAVAPGSQSARALIDAVKNHPRGKYVSLLTNWCGEYSSQEARRLFSEAGLPTYRTPEGTITAFMHMVEYRRNQKQLRETPALPGNLAANATEAHNLLRQAIEEGASSLDTHEVQPILDAYGMKTLPTWIASDSAEAVHIAEQIGYPVALKLRSPDIPHKSDVQGVMLYLRTAAEVQQAAEAIFDRVKMAWPQARVHGLLVQSMANRAGAQELRVVVEHDPVFGPLIMLGEGGVEWRPEEQAVVALPPLNMNLARYLVIQAIKSKKIRGRSALQALNIAGLSQFLVQVSNLIVDCAEIQRLDIHPLLASGNEFIALDVTLDIAPFTGDRESRLAIRPYPLQLEEWVEMKNGEKVLFRPILPEDEPQLRAFIAQVTKEDLYYRYFSEISEFTHEDLANMTQIDYDREMAFVAVRHREEGDEILGVTRAISDPDNIDAEFAVLVRSDLKGLGLGRRLLEKLIGYTRDHGLLCLNGITMPNNQGMITLARKLGFDVDVQLDEGIVALSLRLAATSAQE comes from the coding sequence ATGAGCCAGCGAGGGCTAGAAGCGCTACTCCGCCCTAAATCTATCGCCGTGATCGGGGCATCCATGAAGCCCGACCGCGCCGGATATTTAATGATGCGCAACCTGCTGGCCGGTGGATTCAATGGCCCGGTCATGCCTGTCACCCCGGCGTATAAAGCCGTTCAGGGCGTGCTGGCGTGGCCTGACATACAAAGCCTGCCCTTCGTCCCTGATCTCGCCATCCTCTGTACTCATGCCAAGCGCAATCTCACCCTGCTGGAAGCACTGGGTGAGAAAGGGTGCAAAACCTGTATTATTCTCTCTTCACCGCCTGAGCAGCAGGCAGAATTACTGGCCTGCGCGAGCCGATATCAGATGCGCTTGCTTGGGCCTAACAGCCTGGGGCTTTTGGCTCCGTGGCAGGGATTGAACGCCAGTTTTTCTCCGGTGCCAATCCGTCAGGGCAAACTGGCGTTTATTTCCCAGTCAGCGGCTGTCTCCAACACCATTCTCGACTGGGCGCAGCAGCGTGAGATGGGATTTTCGTATTTCATCGCGCTGGGCGATAGCCTGGATATTGATGTCGATGAACTGCTGGATTTTCTGGCCCGTGACAGTAAAACCAGCGCAATCCTTTTGTATCTCGAACATCTGAGCGATGCGCGCCGCTTTGTCTCCGCTGCTCGTAGCGCCTCACGTAATAAACCGATTCTGGTGATTAAAAGTGGTCGTAGCCCGGCGGCGCAGCGCTTACTGCATTCTCACTCGGGGATGGACCCAGCCTGGGATGCCGCCATTCAGCGCGCTGGTTTGCTGCGCGTGCAGGATACTCATGAGCTGTTTTCTGCGGTAGAGACCTTAAGCCATATGCGCCCGCTGCGGGGTGAAAGGCTGATGATTTTGAGTAATGGCGCGGCGCCTGCCGCACTCGCCCTTGATGAACTGTGGTTACGCAACGGAAAGCTGGCCGCGCTGAGCGAGGAGACACTCCATCGGCTACGTGAAGCGTTGCCTGCAAGCGTAACGCCGGGCAATCCGCTTGATTTACGGGACGATGCCAGCAGCGAACGTTATATCCAGGCCATCTCAATATTACTGGATAGCCAGGATTTTGATGCGTTGATGGTGATTCATTCGCCTAGCGCAGTTGCACCCGGCAGCCAAAGCGCTCGAGCATTGATTGATGCCGTCAAGAATCATCCTCGCGGAAAATATGTCAGCCTGCTGACCAACTGGTGCGGAGAGTATTCCTCACAAGAAGCGCGACGTCTCTTCAGCGAAGCGGGATTACCGACCTATCGCACGCCAGAAGGCACCATTACCGCATTTATGCATATGGTGGAATACCGTCGCAACCAGAAGCAGTTGAGAGAAACACCGGCATTACCCGGTAATCTGGCGGCTAATGCGACCGAAGCCCACAATCTGCTGCGCCAGGCAATTGAAGAGGGGGCATCTTCGCTTGATACCCATGAGGTACAACCGATTCTGGATGCCTATGGCATGAAAACCTTGCCCACCTGGATCGCGAGCGACAGCGCCGAGGCAGTGCATATTGCCGAGCAGATTGGTTATCCAGTGGCGCTAAAGCTTCGTTCTCCTGATATTCCGCATAAATCGGATGTGCAAGGCGTCATGCTTTATTTGCGTACGGCAGCGGAAGTGCAGCAGGCCGCTGAGGCGATTTTCGATCGTGTCAAAATGGCCTGGCCGCAGGCAAGAGTCCACGGTCTTTTGGTTCAGAGCATGGCGAACCGCGCCGGGGCGCAGGAACTCAGAGTGGTCGTGGAGCACGACCCGGTCTTTGGCCCGCTGATTATGCTGGGGGAAGGAGGCGTTGAGTGGCGACCGGAAGAGCAGGCAGTCGTCGCGCTGCCGCCGCTGAACATGAATCTGGCGCGGTACCTGGTTATTCAGGCGATTAAGAGTAAAAAAATCCGCGGGCGCAGCGCACTCCAGGCTTTGAATATTGCCGGTCTGAGTCAGTTTCTCGTCCAGGTGTCGAACCTGATCGTCGATTGCGCCGAGATCCAGCGGCTGGATATTCATCCGCTACTGGCTTCTGGCAATGAATTTATCGCGCTGGACGTGACGCTGGATATTGCGCCGTTTACAGGTGACCGGGAAAGCAGGCTGGCGATTCGCCCGTATCCTCTGCAGCTGGAAGAGTGGGTGGAGATGAAAAATGGCGAGAAAGTCCTGTTTCGCCCTATCCTGCCTGAAGATGAGCCGCAACTGCGGGCCTTTATCGCGCAAGTCACGAAAGAAGATTTGTACTATCGCTACTTCAGTGAAATCAGCGAATTTACCCATGAAGATTTAGCCAATATGACCCAGATCGACTACGATCGGGAAATGGCGTTTGTTGCCGTTCGCCATCGTGAAGAAGGCGATGAGATCCTCGGCGTCACGCGCGCAATTTCTGATCCTGACAACATAGATGCGGAATTTGCCGTGCTGGTTCGTTCCGATCTAAAAGGTCTGGGCCTGGGGCGGCGGCTGCTGGAAAAACTGATCGGATACACGCGCGATCACGGATTACTTTGCCTGAATGGGATTACTATGCCCAATAACCAGGGCATGATTACCCTGGCGCGCAAACTTGGATTTGACGTAGATGTTCAGCTGGACGAAGGGATTGTCGCCCTCTCGCTCCGTCTGGCAGCGACGTCCGCTCAAGAGTAA
- a CDS encoding CDP-diacylglycerol--serine O-phosphatidyltransferase — MLSKFKRNKHQQHLAQLPKISQSVDDVEFFYAPAHFRETLLEKIASATQRICIVALYLEQDEGGRAILSAVYEAKRQRPELDVRILVDWHRAQRGRIGAAASNTNADWYCRMAQENPGVDVRVYGVPVNTREALGVLHFKGFIIDDCVLYSGASLNDVYLHQLDKYRYDRYHLIRNEQMTDIMFNWVDQNLVHGRGVNRLDDPHRPKSPEIKNDIRLFRQELRDAVYHFQGDADNEQLSVTPLVGLGKSSLLNKTIYHLMPCTEQKLTICTPYFNLPAILVRNIIQLLRDGKKVEIIVGDKTANDFFIPEDQPFKIIGALPYLYEINLRRFLSRLQYYVNTDQLVVRLWKDEDNSYHLKGMWVDDDWMLLTGNNLNPRAWRLDLENAILIHDPRHELSAQRDRELELIRTHTTTVRHYRDLQSIADYPVKVRKLIRRLRRIRIDRLISRIL, encoded by the coding sequence ATGTTGTCAAAATTTAAGCGTAACAAACATCAACAACACCTTGCTCAACTACCGAAGATTTCTCAGTCAGTTGATGATGTCGAGTTCTTTTACGCTCCCGCCCATTTCAGGGAGACGCTTCTGGAAAAGATCGCGAGCGCCACGCAGCGTATTTGCATTGTGGCGCTTTATCTTGAACAGGATGAAGGCGGACGCGCTATTTTAAGTGCTGTCTATGAAGCTAAACGCCAGCGCCCGGAACTTGACGTTCGTATACTGGTTGACTGGCATCGCGCGCAACGCGGTCGAATTGGTGCGGCAGCGTCCAATACCAATGCTGACTGGTACTGCCGTATGGCGCAAGAAAACCCTGGGGTTGATGTTCGTGTTTACGGAGTGCCCGTGAACACACGTGAAGCGCTTGGTGTTCTGCATTTCAAAGGTTTCATCATTGATGACTGTGTACTGTACAGCGGTGCCAGCCTCAATGACGTTTACTTGCACCAACTCGATAAATATCGCTACGACCGTTATCACCTGATCCGCAACGAACAGATGACGGACATCATGTTTAACTGGGTCGATCAAAACCTTGTACATGGCCGCGGTGTGAATCGCCTTGACGATCCTCATCGTCCAAAGAGCCCGGAAATCAAAAATGACATCCGCCTTTTCCGTCAGGAACTGCGTGATGCGGTCTATCATTTCCAGGGTGATGCAGATAACGAACAGCTTTCCGTTACGCCTCTGGTGGGCCTGGGGAAATCCAGCCTGCTGAATAAAACCATCTATCATTTGATGCCGTGTACTGAGCAAAAGCTGACGATCTGTACGCCGTACTTCAACTTACCGGCGATACTGGTCCGCAACATCATTCAGCTGCTGCGCGACGGTAAAAAAGTCGAAATCATTGTCGGGGATAAGACCGCCAACGACTTCTTTATCCCGGAAGATCAGCCGTTCAAGATTATCGGTGCGTTGCCGTATCTGTATGAGATCAACCTACGTCGCTTCCTGAGCCGCCTACAGTATTACGTTAACACCGATCAACTGGTGGTGCGCCTCTGGAAAGACGAAGACAATAGCTATCATCTCAAAGGGATGTGGGTTGACGACGACTGGATGCTTCTGACCGGGAATAACCTCAATCCGCGAGCCTGGCGTCTGGATCTGGAAAACGCCATCCTGATCCACGATCCACGACACGAGCTTTCTGCTCAGCGTGACCGTGAACTCGAATTGATTCGTACTCATACGACAACCGTTCGCCATTACCGCGATTTGCAGAGCATTGCAGATTATCCGGTGAAAGTACGTAAGCTTATCCGCCGGTTACGTCGTATTCGTATTGACCGCCTCATCAGCCGTATTCTGTAA
- a CDS encoding Thioredoxin 2: MNTVCANCQALNRIPDDRIDDGAKCGRCGHELFDGDVINATGETLDKLLKDDLPVVVDFWAPWCGPCRNFAPIFEDVAEERSGKIRFVKVNTEAERELSARFRIRSIPTIMIFKNGEVVDMLNGAVPKAPFESWLNESI; this comes from the coding sequence ATGAATACCGTATGTGCCAACTGCCAGGCCCTCAATCGCATTCCGGATGACCGAATTGATGATGGGGCAAAATGCGGGCGTTGCGGTCATGAGCTTTTCGATGGCGACGTGATTAACGCAACCGGCGAAACCCTTGATAAATTACTGAAAGACGATCTGCCAGTCGTGGTCGATTTCTGGGCTCCCTGGTGCGGCCCGTGCCGTAACTTTGCGCCGATCTTTGAAGATGTCGCAGAAGAGCGTAGCGGTAAAATACGCTTCGTGAAGGTGAATACTGAGGCTGAACGTGAGTTAAGTGCTCGTTTTCGTATTCGCAGTATTCCGACCATTATGATTTTCAAAAACGGTGAAGTCGTCGATATGCTCAACGGTGCCGTGCCGAAGGCTCCTTTTGAAAGCTGGCTGAACGAAAGCATCTAA
- a CDS encoding Alpha-ketoglutarate permease: protein MTESITSHGTLADSDTRRRVWAIVSASSGNLVEWFDFYVYSFCSLYFAHIFFPSGNTTTQLLQTAGVFAAGFLMRPIGGWLFGRIADRQGRKTSMLISVCMMCLGSLVIACLPGYDTIGTWAPALLLLARLFQGLSVGGEYGTSATYMSEVAVEGRKGFYASFQYVTLIGGQLLAILVVVVLQQILTDEQLHSWGWRIPFAMGAVLAVVALWLRRQLDETSQKEVRALKEAGSMKGLWRNRKAFLMVLGFTAGGSLSFYTFTTYMQKYLVNTTGMHANVASIVMTAALFVFMLIQPLIGALSDRIGRRTSMLIFGGLSAVCTVPILSALQHVSSPYAAFALVMLAMVIVSFYTSISGILKAEMFPAQVRALGVGLSYAVANALFGGSAEYVALTLKSVGSENTFFWYVTVMGALAFIVSLMLHRKGKGIRL, encoded by the coding sequence ATGACTGAAAGTATCACATCGCACGGGACGCTGGCTGACAGCGATACCCGGCGCAGGGTATGGGCGATCGTCAGCGCCTCATCAGGTAATCTGGTCGAATGGTTCGACTTCTACGTTTACTCGTTTTGTTCCCTCTATTTTGCCCATATCTTTTTCCCGTCCGGGAATACCACAACCCAGTTGCTACAAACCGCAGGGGTATTTGCTGCCGGATTTCTGATGCGGCCGATTGGCGGCTGGCTATTTGGCCGAATTGCAGACAGACAGGGGCGCAAAACCTCAATGCTGATCTCCGTTTGCATGATGTGTCTGGGATCGTTGGTGATCGCTTGCCTGCCTGGGTATGACACCATCGGCACATGGGCACCTGCATTGCTGTTACTGGCTCGTTTGTTCCAGGGGCTCTCAGTCGGTGGTGAATATGGCACCAGCGCCACTTATATGAGTGAAGTTGCCGTTGAGGGACGGAAAGGTTTTTACGCCTCTTTCCAGTACGTCACACTCATCGGCGGGCAGTTGCTGGCTATTCTGGTTGTGGTCGTTCTGCAGCAGATCCTGACCGATGAACAATTACATTCCTGGGGATGGCGAATTCCTTTTGCGATGGGGGCCGTTCTGGCCGTGGTCGCTTTATGGCTGCGTCGCCAGTTGGATGAAACTTCGCAAAAAGAGGTAAGGGCACTGAAAGAAGCAGGATCGATGAAAGGGTTATGGCGCAACCGCAAAGCCTTTTTGATGGTATTAGGATTCACCGCTGGCGGTTCACTCAGCTTTTACACCTTCACAACGTATATGCAGAAGTATCTGGTCAACACCACGGGAATGCATGCCAATGTTGCCAGTATCGTGATGACCGCCGCGTTGTTTGTATTCATGCTCATCCAACCGTTGATCGGCGCGCTGTCAGACCGAATCGGACGGAGGACATCGATGTTAATCTTCGGTGGATTATCCGCTGTTTGCACAGTCCCTATTTTGTCTGCGCTGCAGCATGTTTCTTCACCGTATGCCGCGTTCGCGCTCGTTATGCTGGCGATGGTGATCGTCAGTTTTTACACCTCGATCAGTGGAATATTAAAAGCGGAAATGTTCCCTGCCCAGGTACGCGCTTTAGGGGTGGGATTGTCTTATGCGGTGGCTAACGCGCTCTTCGGTGGTTCTGCAGAATATGTCGCGCTAACGCTGAAGTCGGTAGGAAGTGAAAACACCTTTTTCTGGTATGTGACCGTCATGGGGGCGTTGGCATTTATTGTTTCGCTGATGCTGCATCGCAAAGGAAAAGGCATTCGACTTTAA